Sequence from the Atribacteraceae bacterium genome:
CGGGCTTGAATGGCGCGGGCTTCCGATAATGGAGTTTCTCCGTCGTCAAATCCGAATTTTACGTCGGTGAGCGGTGTTCGACTGCAGATTGCCGTCCCGTTGTAAGCCTTTTCGCCTCGATACACAGCTGAGTAACCCATTGCTTGAAAAACGCTGGCGGGAAACAATGCGTCTTCTGTCTTTGTCTCTTGGAGACAGAGGACATCGACGGGATGGACTGCCAGCCAGCGGGTCAGTATCGGAAGCCGGGACCGGATCGAGTTGACGTTGAAAGTAGCTATAGTCCAGGTGCTCATGAGGTCAATTCCGGAATAAGGTAGCCGGTTTCCTCCAGAGCCTTTTTCAACCGATCCCGCAGGGCCTGGATTGCCTGTTCCGGAAGACTGTGAAAGGGACGCCGCATCTTCCCGTTACCAAATCCGCGCAGGGATAAGGCCGCCTTGACCATGGCGAAATTCGTCCCCTCACCCATTGCCGCCGAGATTTTTATGAGCTTACGCTGCAGATCCCGGGCTTTTTCGTAATCCTTTTCCCGATATGCCCGCCAGACGTCGACAAACGGTTCGGGGACGACGCCGCCTGGTCCGGTGACTGACCCGCTGCCGCCCGACATTAATGAAACAAAAAAAGCCCGGTCATATCCGAGGATAACTCGAAAATCCGGTCGGGATTCCAGAATATAGCCTGTGACTGTCGAAAAGTTCCCACTGGAATCCTTGATGCCCACCAAATTGGAGAACTGTTCGGCCAGACGGGACACAGTCGAAACTGCCAGATTGTTGTTGGTTAATTGGGGAATGTTGTAGAGATACAGGGGAAAATCGGAGAATTCCCGGGCGATCGAGGCGTAATAGTCGAACAACTCTTCTTGGGTGTAAACGTAGTAAAAGGGGGTCACCACTGCAGCACCGTCAGCTCCATGAGTCCGGGCGTGATCAAGCAGGTCATGGGTTTCGG
This genomic interval carries:
- a CDS encoding dihydrodipicolinate synthase family protein, with the translated sequence MRLLEGVVVAHATPFDEKDHIDYTALQRYIHFLAEKQVDGMFVCGTTAEAQILSMEERKSILETALKANDGKMTITAQCGTSNLTETHDLLDHARTHGADGAAVVTPFYYVYTQEELFDYYASIAREFSDFPLYLYNIPQLTNNNLAVSTVSRLAEQFSNLVGIKDSSGNFSTVTGYILESRPDFRVILGYDRAFFVSLMSGGSGSVTGPGGVVPEPFVDVWRAYREKDYEKARDLQRKLIKISAAMGEGTNFAMVKAALSLRGFGNGKMRRPFHSLPEQAIQALRDRLKKALEETGYLIPELTS